A window from Actinomycetospora corticicola encodes these proteins:
- a CDS encoding AAA family ATPase, with protein MADTVATVGRDRETELLQAALDGGTHVVLEGPPGTGKSTLLRGVAHSRSIGFHFVEGNAELTPARLVGHFDPARVLADGYVEEIFVDGPLVSALREGGLLYIEELNRVPEETLNVLITVMSEGELHVPRLGRIAAEPGFRMVAAMNPYDAVGTARISAALHDRTCRIAMGYQSAADETQIVAGRAPVTPDGWREKAVDLVRRTREHKDLRTGSSVRGAIDLARVTVSLAAARDRAVDDWRVGLDAATVALSGRIKVIESARRTPEEVIRELYEAVFGREPSESDPSENSGDDDASGGARARPARAAG; from the coding sequence TTGGCGGACACCGTCGCCACCGTCGGGCGCGACCGGGAGACCGAACTCCTCCAGGCCGCGCTCGACGGCGGTACCCATGTCGTCCTCGAGGGCCCGCCCGGCACCGGGAAGTCGACGCTGCTCCGCGGCGTCGCGCACTCCCGCAGCATCGGGTTCCACTTCGTCGAGGGGAACGCCGAGCTCACGCCGGCGCGGCTGGTCGGGCACTTCGACCCGGCCCGCGTGCTGGCCGACGGCTACGTCGAGGAGATCTTCGTCGACGGGCCGTTGGTGTCGGCGCTGCGCGAGGGCGGACTGCTCTACATCGAGGAGCTCAACCGCGTCCCCGAGGAGACCCTGAACGTCCTCATCACGGTGATGAGCGAGGGTGAGCTGCACGTACCCCGGCTGGGTCGCATCGCCGCGGAGCCCGGCTTCCGCATGGTCGCGGCGATGAACCCGTACGACGCGGTCGGCACCGCCCGGATCTCCGCGGCGCTGCACGACCGCACCTGCCGGATCGCCATGGGCTACCAGTCCGCGGCGGACGAGACGCAGATCGTGGCCGGGCGGGCCCCGGTGACCCCCGACGGCTGGCGCGAGAAGGCCGTCGACCTGGTCCGCCGGACCCGGGAGCACAAGGACCTGCGCACCGGCTCGTCGGTGCGCGGCGCCATCGACCTCGCGCGGGTCACGGTGTCGCTGGCCGCCGCCCGCGACCGGGCGGTCGACGACTGGCGGGTCGGGCTCGACGCCGCCACCGTCGCGCTGTCGGGTCGCATCAAGGTGATCGAGTCGGCCCGGCGCACGCCCGAGGAGGTCATCCGCGAGCTCTACGAGGCGGTGTTCGGGCGGGAGCCGTCGGAGTCCGACCCGAGCGAGAACTCCGGGGACGATGATGCGTCGGGGGGAGCCAGAGCCCGCCCGGCGCGGGCAGCGGGGTAG
- a CDS encoding NDMA-dependent alcohol dehydrogenase, translating to MKTKAAVVYETGKPIEIVELDLAGPEEGEVLIRYTHAGLCHSDVHIAHGDLEARLPMVLGHEGAGIIEEVGAGVTRVKPGDHVVCSFIPNCGVCRWCATGQQAICDMGANILSGELPSGRFPFTGPGPEKNYGAMCMIGTFSQYGTISQTSVVKVEDELPLEKAVLVGCGVPTGWGSAVYAADVQPGETVIVSGVGGIGINAVQGARFAGAKNLIAVDPLENKREKAMELGATHAVGSIEEAADLARQMTNGNGADKAVVTAGLVTQEIVTGAFDAIGKGGTVVLTGLNKLTETNVQLPGSIMTLFKKTVKGTLFGDCNPTTDIPKILGMYQSGDIKLDELITKTYTLEQVNEGYDALLNGDNVRGVLIHEH from the coding sequence ATGAAGACCAAGGCTGCTGTCGTCTACGAGACCGGCAAGCCGATCGAGATCGTCGAGCTCGACCTCGCGGGTCCGGAGGAGGGCGAGGTCCTCATCCGGTACACCCACGCCGGGCTCTGCCACTCCGACGTGCACATCGCCCACGGCGACCTCGAGGCGCGGCTCCCGATGGTCCTGGGCCACGAGGGCGCGGGCATCATCGAGGAGGTCGGTGCGGGCGTCACGCGCGTGAAGCCGGGCGACCACGTCGTCTGCTCCTTCATCCCCAACTGCGGCGTCTGCCGCTGGTGCGCCACCGGCCAGCAGGCCATCTGCGACATGGGCGCGAACATCCTCTCCGGCGAGCTCCCCAGCGGCCGCTTCCCGTTCACCGGTCCCGGCCCGGAGAAGAACTACGGCGCGATGTGCATGATCGGCACGTTCAGCCAGTACGGCACGATCAGCCAGACCTCCGTGGTGAAGGTCGAGGACGAGCTGCCGCTGGAGAAGGCCGTGCTCGTCGGCTGCGGCGTCCCCACCGGCTGGGGCTCGGCGGTCTATGCGGCCGACGTGCAGCCCGGTGAGACGGTCATCGTCTCCGGCGTCGGCGGCATCGGCATCAACGCCGTGCAGGGCGCCCGCTTCGCCGGCGCGAAGAACCTCATCGCGGTCGACCCGCTGGAGAACAAGCGCGAGAAGGCCATGGAGCTCGGCGCCACGCACGCCGTCGGCTCCATCGAGGAGGCCGCCGACCTCGCGCGCCAGATGACCAACGGCAACGGTGCGGACAAGGCCGTCGTGACGGCTGGCCTGGTCACGCAGGAGATCGTCACCGGCGCGTTCGACGCCATCGGCAAGGGCGGCACCGTCGTCCTCACCGGCCTGAACAAGCTGACCGAGACGAACGTCCAGCTGCCGGGCTCGATCATGACGCTGTTCAAGAAGACGGTGAAGGGCACGCTCTTCGGCGACTGCAACCCGACCACGGACATCCCGAAGATCCTCGGCATGTACCAGAGCGGGGACATCAAGCTCGACGAGCTGATCACGAAGACGTACACCCTGGAGCAGGTCAACGAGGGCTACGACGCCCTGCTCAACGGCGACAACGTCCGCGGCGTCCTGATCCACGAGCACTGA
- a CDS encoding acyl carrier protein, with product MLTETTAALRSQVADVVSDRAGIDVPSVEEDLLEAGLIDSLALVTLIVALEETFGVQLPLDDFDIERFRSVAAMADFLAEMGAEPA from the coding sequence ATGTTGACCGAGACCACGGCCGCACTCCGGTCCCAGGTGGCGGACGTGGTGAGCGACCGGGCCGGCATCGACGTGCCGTCGGTCGAGGAGGACCTCCTCGAGGCCGGCCTCATCGACTCGCTGGCGCTCGTCACGCTGATCGTGGCGCTGGAGGAGACCTTCGGCGTGCAGCTCCCGCTCGACGACTTCGACATCGAGCGCTTCCGCTCCGTCGCGGCGATGGCCGACTTCCTGGCCGAGATGGGCGCCGAGCCGGCCTAG
- a CDS encoding ammonium transporter: protein MIDSGSAAWMLTATGLVMLMTPGLALFYGGMVRTKAVLNMMMTTFVCLGVVGIVWVAYGWSLAFGSDSFGGLVGGFSDAGMRHLDTQVVGTGPSAVPTGVFAMFQLMFAIITVALLAGAIAERVRFWPWTLFVAVWVTLVYIPEAHWVFAIDGAVAPDAVGGWIANRLHALDFAGGTAVEINSGASALALALVVGTRRGWPRDPVRPHNLPFVLLGAGLLWFGWFGFNAGSALGATAVAGTALVSTMLAGSAAVVAWLVVEQLRDGRPTSLGAASGAVAGLVGITPACAYVEPLGAVAIGLAAGAICASAVRLKFRYGFDDSLDVVAVHGVGGLVGMLLLGVLASTATNPAGADGLLYGGGFAQLGKQAVAVVAVLAYSFVVTALIAWVIARTIGLRVDREVEVEGVDEAEHAESGYDFSPLAAGASSRRTGAPLLAEQRPER from the coding sequence GTGATCGACTCGGGCAGCGCGGCCTGGATGCTGACGGCCACCGGTCTCGTCATGCTCATGACGCCGGGTCTGGCGCTCTTCTACGGCGGCATGGTGCGGACCAAGGCCGTCCTCAACATGATGATGACGACGTTCGTCTGCCTCGGGGTGGTCGGCATCGTCTGGGTGGCCTACGGCTGGTCGCTCGCGTTCGGGTCCGACTCCTTCGGCGGGCTCGTGGGCGGGTTCTCCGACGCCGGGATGCGCCACCTCGACACCCAGGTGGTCGGCACCGGTCCCAGCGCCGTGCCGACCGGCGTGTTCGCGATGTTCCAGCTGATGTTCGCGATCATCACGGTCGCCCTGCTGGCCGGTGCGATCGCCGAGCGCGTGCGGTTCTGGCCGTGGACGCTGTTCGTGGCCGTGTGGGTCACGCTCGTCTACATCCCCGAGGCGCACTGGGTGTTCGCGATCGACGGTGCCGTCGCGCCCGACGCGGTCGGCGGGTGGATCGCGAACCGGCTGCACGCCCTCGACTTCGCGGGCGGCACCGCCGTCGAGATCAACTCGGGGGCCTCGGCGCTGGCGCTCGCGCTCGTCGTCGGGACGCGGCGCGGGTGGCCCCGCGATCCGGTCCGTCCGCACAACCTCCCGTTCGTGCTCCTGGGCGCGGGCCTGCTGTGGTTCGGCTGGTTCGGCTTCAACGCCGGGTCGGCGCTCGGCGCCACCGCCGTCGCCGGGACCGCCCTCGTCTCGACGATGCTCGCGGGCTCGGCCGCCGTCGTCGCGTGGCTCGTGGTGGAGCAGCTCCGGGACGGCCGGCCGACGTCGCTGGGCGCCGCCTCGGGTGCGGTGGCGGGCCTGGTCGGCATCACCCCCGCGTGCGCCTACGTCGAGCCGCTCGGCGCGGTGGCGATCGGGCTCGCGGCCGGCGCGATCTGCGCGAGCGCGGTCCGGCTGAAGTTCCGCTACGGCTTCGACGACTCGCTCGACGTCGTCGCGGTGCACGGTGTCGGCGGCCTCGTCGGGATGCTCCTGCTCGGGGTGCTCGCGTCCACCGCGACCAACCCGGCGGGCGCCGACGGACTGCTCTACGGGGGCGGGTTCGCCCAGCTCGGGAAGCAGGCCGTCGCCGTCGTCGCGGTGCTGGCGTACTCGTTCGTCGTCACCGCGCTCATCGCCTGGGTGATCGCCCGGACCATCGGGCTGCGGGTGGACCGGGAGGTCGAGGTGGAGGGCGTCGACGAGGCCGAGCACGCCGAGAGCGGCTACGACTTCTCGCCGTTGGCCGCGGGTGCGAGCAGCCGGCGGACCGGCGCGCCCCTGCTCGCCGAGCAGCGTCCGGAGCGCTGA
- a CDS encoding MOSC domain-containing protein, which translates to MQVSTLVRYPVKSMLGQPLESAVVGDTGLDRDRWRALLDPTTGYVATAKQPRHWRRLLQYTAAVQDDRVVVTTPDGETIDADDPRLVEVLTADLGRPVEVSTARPSGSSVERPDPEEVLAQGLDAELEAPTLEISQGTGGDTFVDHSPVHLITTATLDHLGIEALRYRPNLVITSDGEPFAENGWLGRELHVGEVVLRPTLPTPRCSVPTLEHGDLPREPKALTPLMRENRVEVPGFGVLPCAGAYAEVVRGGTVRRGDTVTLH; encoded by the coding sequence GTGCAGGTGTCCACCCTGGTCCGCTACCCGGTGAAGTCCATGCTGGGACAGCCGCTCGAGTCCGCCGTCGTCGGGGACACCGGGCTGGACCGTGACCGCTGGCGGGCGCTGCTCGACCCGACGACGGGCTACGTCGCCACCGCGAAGCAGCCGCGGCACTGGCGGCGCCTGCTGCAGTACACCGCCGCGGTGCAGGACGACCGCGTCGTCGTGACCACCCCCGACGGCGAGACGATCGACGCCGACGACCCGCGCCTCGTCGAGGTCCTCACCGCCGATCTCGGGCGGCCCGTCGAGGTGTCGACCGCCCGCCCCTCGGGGTCGTCGGTGGAGCGCCCGGATCCCGAGGAGGTGCTCGCGCAGGGTCTGGACGCCGAACTCGAGGCCCCCACGCTCGAGATCTCCCAGGGCACCGGCGGCGACACGTTCGTCGACCACTCGCCGGTGCACCTGATCACCACCGCGACGCTCGACCACCTCGGGATCGAGGCGCTGCGCTACCGCCCGAACCTCGTCATCACCTCCGACGGCGAGCCCTTCGCCGAGAACGGCTGGCTCGGCCGCGAGCTGCACGTCGGGGAGGTCGTGCTCCGCCCGACGTTGCCGACCCCGCGGTGCTCGGTGCCGACCCTCGAGCACGGCGACCTGCCGCGGGAGCCGAAGGCCCTGACGCCGCTGATGCGCGAGAACCGCGTCGAGGTCCCCGGCTTCGGGGTGCTGCCCTGCGCCGGCGCCTACGCCGAGGTCGTCCGTGGTGGCACGGTCCGGCGCGGGGACACCGTCACGCTGCACTGA
- a CDS encoding LLM class flavin-dependent oxidoreductase, whose protein sequence is MTGGVQIYSTCPQSKDVPAGEYAQAVAEVARWSEAAGCTGMLVYTDNGIADPWLVAQHAIAATERLAPLVAVQPVYMHPFTAASMVSSLGYLHGRAVHLNMLAGGFRNDLLALGDPTEHDDRYARTTEYTQVLMALLRGETVTHEGRWHQVHNLRLAPALPAELMPEVLISGSSPAGRAAAEALGAVPIRYPEPLGRETGEAPDGGGVRVGIVAREDTADAWKVAEERFPTDRRGQIAHSMAMRASDSSWHAQLSEAAKAQDVVDDGSGEPDPFWLGPFQNYQTFCPYLVGSYDRVAAAIAHYAAQGTRVFVLDIPPSAEELDHIGEVFRRAGVVPR, encoded by the coding sequence GTGACCGGTGGGGTCCAGATCTACTCCACCTGCCCGCAGTCGAAGGACGTGCCGGCGGGGGAGTACGCGCAGGCGGTCGCCGAGGTGGCGCGCTGGAGCGAGGCCGCGGGCTGCACGGGGATGCTCGTCTACACCGACAACGGCATCGCCGACCCGTGGCTCGTCGCGCAGCACGCCATCGCCGCCACCGAGCGCCTCGCGCCGCTGGTCGCGGTGCAGCCGGTGTACATGCACCCGTTCACCGCGGCGTCGATGGTGAGCTCGCTCGGCTACCTGCACGGCCGGGCGGTGCACCTCAACATGCTGGCCGGCGGCTTCCGGAACGACCTCCTCGCGCTCGGCGACCCCACCGAGCACGACGACCGCTACGCCCGCACCACCGAGTACACGCAGGTCCTGATGGCACTGCTCCGCGGGGAGACGGTGACCCACGAGGGCCGCTGGCACCAGGTGCACAACCTGCGCCTCGCGCCCGCACTGCCGGCCGAGCTCATGCCGGAGGTGCTGATCTCGGGCTCGTCCCCGGCCGGGCGCGCCGCGGCCGAGGCGCTCGGCGCGGTGCCGATCCGCTATCCCGAGCCGCTCGGACGCGAGACCGGGGAGGCCCCCGACGGCGGGGGCGTCCGGGTCGGGATCGTCGCGCGCGAGGACACGGCCGACGCGTGGAAGGTCGCCGAGGAGCGGTTCCCCACCGACCGCCGGGGCCAGATCGCGCACTCGATGGCGATGCGGGCGAGCGACTCGTCGTGGCACGCGCAGCTCTCGGAGGCCGCGAAGGCCCAGGACGTGGTGGACGACGGCTCCGGCGAGCCCGACCCGTTCTGGCTCGGGCCGTTCCAGAACTACCAGACCTTCTGCCCGTACCTGGTCGGTTCCTACGACCGGGTCGCCGCCGCGATCGCGCACTACGCGGCACAGGGCACGCGGGTCTTCGTGCTGGACATCCCGCCGTCGGCCGAGGAGCTCGACCACATCGGCGAGGTGTTCCGCCGGGCGGGGGTCGTCCCGCGATGA
- a CDS encoding VWA domain-containing protein: protein MREDPGAAMELVVDMTKATDETLREKARRLAGTILLERSKVGPSRARGSSKLRLRPADRGGDLDVDASMEALTEARASGLPAHLEDLYAVDWAQPGIALCLLVDTSGSMTGGRLAAAALTAAACAWRAPEEFAVVSFEREATVQRGLHQPTPPETLVDQLLALRGHGVTGLSAAMRSAADQLVAARSSRRVTVLLSDCRSTDDKDPIPLAASLDELLILAPADDASDAVALAEAVGARVETMTDPSDAPAALARLLDA from the coding sequence ATGCGCGAGGACCCGGGGGCGGCGATGGAGCTCGTCGTCGACATGACGAAGGCGACCGACGAGACGCTGCGGGAGAAGGCACGCCGGCTGGCGGGCACGATCCTGCTGGAACGCTCGAAGGTCGGGCCGTCGCGGGCCCGGGGCTCCTCCAAGCTCCGGCTCCGCCCGGCCGACCGGGGCGGCGACCTCGACGTCGACGCGTCGATGGAGGCCCTCACCGAGGCCCGGGCGAGCGGTCTGCCCGCCCACCTCGAGGACCTCTACGCCGTCGACTGGGCGCAGCCGGGCATCGCGCTGTGCCTGCTCGTCGACACCTCGGGGTCGATGACCGGTGGCCGGCTCGCGGCGGCCGCCCTCACGGCGGCCGCGTGCGCGTGGCGGGCGCCCGAGGAGTTCGCGGTGGTGTCCTTCGAGCGGGAGGCGACGGTGCAGCGCGGGCTGCACCAGCCGACCCCGCCGGAGACGCTGGTCGACCAGCTCCTGGCCCTGCGGGGCCACGGGGTGACGGGACTGTCGGCCGCGATGCGGTCGGCGGCCGACCAGCTCGTGGCGGCGCGGTCGTCGCGTCGGGTGACCGTGCTGCTCTCCGACTGCCGGTCCACCGACGACAAGGACCCGATCCCGCTCGCCGCGTCCCTGGACGAGCTGCTGATCCTCGCACCCGCCGACGACGCGTCGGACGCCGTCGCGCTGGCCGAGGCGGTCGGCGCGCGGGTGGAGACGATGACCGACCCGTCGGACGCCCCGGCCGCCCTGGCGAGGCTGCTCGACGCGTAG
- the katG gene encoding catalase/peroxidase HPI gives MNTEDAGGCPVHAGRLAHPTEGGGNVDWWPNQLNLRILRSHTQASNPMDEDFDYAKEFATVDLDQLAADVDETLKTSQDWWPADFGTYSGFMIRMAWHSAGTYRLADGRGGAGMGMQRFAPLNSWPDNGNLDKARRLLWPVKQKYGRKLSWADLMIFAGNRALEISGFTTFGFAGGRPDVFEPDNETYWGPENYWLGGDQRYTGDRQLEQPLGASQMGLIYVNPEGPDGNPDPLAAARDIRETFGRMAMNDEETVALIAGGHTLGKTHGAADPDQYVGPEPEGAPIEQGGLGWKQEFGKGKGRDTITSGLEVTWTSTPAKWSHGYFENLFSYEWELHKSPAGAWQYRPVNDGGANTVPDPETGELTRQPTMLVTDISLKVDPVYKEISQRFHQNPAEFNDAFARAWYKLTHRDMGPIERYVGAWVPQETQIWQDPVPKHEGPLLSHEEAEELEKQVLDSGLTVAQLVKAAWASASTFRIGDKRGGANGARVRLDPQIDWEVNDPQELRRTLSTLEGIAQSSSKVSLADLIVLAGGAAIEKAAADAGVQIEVPFTPGRTDASQEWTDVDSFTYLEPKADGFRNYLGKGHQLPAEYLLVDRANLLNLTAPEMTVLVGGLRVLGANSGDSSHGVFTERVGQLTNDFFTTLLGPDLTWSASGSEEGVYEARGTDGGVRYTGTRNDLVFSSNSELRAVSEIYAEAGSEEKFVRDFVKAWVKVMNLDRYDV, from the coding sequence ATGAACACGGAGGACGCGGGCGGCTGCCCCGTCCACGCCGGGCGGCTCGCGCACCCGACCGAGGGTGGCGGCAACGTCGACTGGTGGCCCAACCAGCTCAACCTGCGGATCCTGCGCAGCCACACGCAGGCGTCGAACCCGATGGACGAGGACTTCGACTACGCGAAGGAGTTCGCGACCGTCGACCTCGACCAGCTCGCGGCCGACGTCGACGAGACGCTGAAGACCTCGCAGGACTGGTGGCCCGCCGACTTCGGCACCTACTCGGGCTTCATGATCCGCATGGCGTGGCACTCGGCCGGTACCTACCGCCTGGCCGACGGCCGCGGCGGCGCCGGCATGGGCATGCAGCGCTTCGCCCCGCTGAACAGCTGGCCGGACAACGGCAACCTGGACAAGGCCCGCCGCCTGCTCTGGCCGGTCAAGCAGAAGTACGGCCGGAAGCTCTCGTGGGCCGACCTCATGATCTTCGCGGGCAACCGCGCCCTGGAGATCTCGGGCTTCACCACCTTCGGCTTCGCCGGCGGTCGCCCCGACGTCTTCGAGCCGGACAACGAGACCTACTGGGGCCCGGAGAACTACTGGCTCGGCGGCGACCAGCGCTACACCGGTGACCGGCAGCTCGAGCAGCCGCTCGGCGCCTCCCAGATGGGCCTGATCTACGTCAACCCGGAGGGCCCGGACGGCAACCCCGACCCGCTGGCCGCCGCGCGCGACATCCGCGAGACCTTCGGCCGGATGGCGATGAACGACGAGGAGACCGTCGCCCTCATCGCCGGTGGGCACACCCTGGGCAAGACCCACGGTGCGGCCGACCCCGACCAGTACGTCGGCCCCGAGCCCGAGGGTGCGCCCATCGAGCAGGGCGGGCTCGGCTGGAAGCAGGAGTTCGGCAAGGGCAAGGGTCGCGACACCATCACCTCCGGCCTCGAGGTCACCTGGACCTCCACGCCGGCGAAGTGGAGCCACGGCTACTTCGAGAACCTGTTCAGCTACGAGTGGGAGCTCCACAAGTCGCCGGCCGGGGCGTGGCAGTACCGCCCGGTGAACGACGGCGGCGCCAACACGGTGCCGGACCCGGAGACCGGTGAGCTCACCCGCCAGCCCACGATGCTGGTCACCGACATCTCCCTGAAGGTCGACCCGGTCTACAAGGAGATCTCGCAGCGGTTCCACCAGAACCCGGCCGAGTTCAACGACGCCTTCGCCCGTGCCTGGTACAAGCTGACCCACCGCGACATGGGCCCGATCGAGCGTTACGTCGGCGCCTGGGTCCCGCAGGAGACGCAGATCTGGCAGGACCCGGTGCCCAAGCACGAGGGCCCGCTCCTGTCGCACGAGGAGGCCGAGGAGCTCGAGAAGCAGGTCCTCGACTCGGGCCTCACGGTCGCGCAGTTGGTCAAGGCGGCCTGGGCCTCGGCGTCCACGTTCCGCATCGGTGACAAGCGCGGTGGTGCCAACGGCGCTCGCGTGCGGCTCGACCCGCAGATCGACTGGGAAGTCAACGACCCCCAGGAGCTGCGTCGCACCCTCTCGACCCTCGAGGGCATCGCGCAGTCGTCCAGCAAGGTCTCGCTGGCCGACCTGATCGTCCTCGCGGGCGGCGCGGCGATCGAGAAGGCCGCCGCGGACGCCGGCGTGCAGATCGAGGTGCCGTTCACCCCGGGCCGCACGGACGCGAGCCAGGAGTGGACCGACGTCGATTCGTTCACCTACCTCGAGCCGAAGGCCGACGGCTTCCGCAACTACCTCGGCAAGGGCCACCAGCTCCCGGCCGAGTACCTGCTGGTCGACCGGGCGAACCTGCTCAACCTCACCGCGCCCGAGATGACCGTGCTGGTCGGCGGTCTGCGGGTGCTCGGCGCGAACTCCGGCGACTCGTCGCACGGCGTGTTCACCGAGCGGGTCGGGCAGCTGACGAACGACTTCTTCACCACGCTGCTCGGGCCGGACCTCACCTGGTCGGCCTCCGGCAGCGAGGAGGGCGTCTACGAGGCCCGCGGCACCGACGGCGGGGTCCGCTACACCGGGACCCGCAACGACCTCGTGTTCAGCTCGAACTCGGAGCTGCGCGCCGTCTCGGAGATCTACGCCGAGGCCGGGTCCGAGGAGAAGTTCGTCCGCGACTTCGTCAAGGCCTGGGTGAAGGTCATGAACCTGGACCGCTACGACGTGTGA
- a CDS encoding Fur family transcriptional regulator — protein MSTTAGFERQVREAGLRVTRPRVAVLAAVHEHPHLDTEEILGLARADLGAVSHQAVYDVLRALTTAGLLRRIEPEGSPARYETRVGDNHHHVVCRGCGVIADVDCAVGPAPCLTPSDDHGFAIDEAEVVFWGLCPACRGTAHATTSSQPFGGNTS, from the coding sequence ATGTCCACGACGGCCGGTTTCGAGCGCCAGGTGCGCGAGGCCGGTCTGCGCGTGACCCGTCCGCGCGTCGCGGTCCTCGCCGCGGTGCACGAGCACCCGCACCTCGACACGGAGGAGATCCTCGGTCTCGCCCGTGCCGACCTCGGGGCGGTGTCCCACCAGGCCGTGTACGACGTCCTGCGGGCGCTGACCACGGCGGGACTGCTGCGTCGGATCGAGCCCGAGGGTTCACCGGCGCGGTACGAGACGCGGGTCGGGGACAATCACCACCACGTCGTGTGCCGGGGCTGCGGGGTGATCGCCGACGTCGACTGCGCCGTCGGCCCCGCCCCGTGCCTCACCCCGTCCGACGACCACGGCTTCGCCATCGACGAGGCCGAGGTCGTGTTCTGGGGACTCTGTCCCGCGTGCCGGGGCACTGCACACGCCACCACCAGCTCTCAACCCTTCGGAGGGAACACGTCGTGA
- a CDS encoding amino acid adenylation domain-containing protein, whose translation MTRLEDLLVASAERSPGSTALIGPDGVERLTYAELDAVTDRIATMLVDRGVAPGDRVGVLAAKTPWTIASLIGTLKAGAVYVPVDSASPATRVARIIRSAEPSVLLADATATKLVDGLVAEGLSDLTVGSLEAPLAGERFTSAFSRSDVESLQATRPDVGKDPLAHLLFTSGSTGIPKGVMITHDMVSAFVDWALGHFGTKPGDRISAHPPLHFDLSTFDIYATLAAGAELHLVPASLGLDARKTAAFIRDRELTQWFSVPSVLTYLARFEAVAEHDFPALERLLWCGEVLPTPILAHWMRKLPHVRFTNLYGPTEATIASSYYDVPVVPADESVPVPIGVPCAGESLVVLDEGKPAPVGEIGELYIGGVGLSPGYWRDREKTDAAFVTGPDGERIYKTGDLARVDGEGVVHFLGRTDSQIKSRGYRIELGEVETAVNTVAGVRECAVVGVDLGGFEGTTICCAYSVAAGASLPVNDMRRAVTALLPRYMVPAKWDVLDELPKNVNGKIDRPVLRERFRPAPKESE comes from the coding sequence ATGACCCGTCTCGAGGACCTCCTCGTCGCCTCGGCCGAGCGGTCGCCGGGCTCGACCGCGCTGATCGGCCCGGACGGCGTGGAGCGGCTGACCTACGCCGAGCTCGACGCCGTCACCGACCGCATCGCCACGATGCTCGTCGACCGGGGCGTGGCGCCGGGCGACCGCGTCGGGGTGCTCGCGGCCAAGACGCCGTGGACCATCGCCTCGCTGATCGGCACGCTGAAGGCCGGCGCGGTGTACGTCCCGGTCGACTCGGCGTCGCCCGCGACCCGGGTGGCCCGCATCATCCGCTCCGCCGAGCCGTCGGTGCTGCTGGCCGACGCCACGGCCACGAAGCTCGTCGACGGCCTCGTCGCCGAGGGGCTCTCGGACCTCACGGTCGGGTCGTTGGAGGCGCCCCTCGCGGGGGAGCGCTTCACGTCGGCGTTCTCCCGGTCGGACGTCGAATCGCTGCAGGCGACCCGACCCGACGTCGGGAAGGATCCCCTCGCGCACCTGCTCTTCACCTCGGGCTCCACCGGGATCCCGAAGGGCGTGATGATCACGCACGACATGGTGTCGGCGTTCGTCGACTGGGCCCTCGGGCACTTCGGCACGAAGCCGGGCGACCGGATCTCCGCGCACCCGCCCCTGCACTTCGACCTGTCGACGTTCGACATCTACGCCACGCTCGCGGCCGGCGCGGAGCTGCACCTCGTGCCCGCGTCGCTCGGGCTGGACGCGCGGAAGACCGCCGCCTTCATCCGGGACCGCGAGCTGACGCAGTGGTTCTCGGTGCCGTCGGTGCTGACCTACCTGGCGCGGTTCGAGGCGGTCGCGGAGCACGACTTCCCGGCCCTCGAGCGCCTGCTGTGGTGCGGCGAGGTGCTGCCGACGCCGATCCTCGCGCACTGGATGCGCAAGCTGCCGCACGTGCGGTTCACCAACCTCTACGGGCCGACCGAGGCGACCATCGCGTCGTCGTACTACGACGTCCCCGTCGTGCCCGCCGACGAGTCGGTGCCGGTCCCGATCGGGGTGCCGTGCGCGGGCGAGTCGCTCGTGGTGCTCGACGAGGGGAAGCCGGCTCCCGTGGGTGAGATCGGCGAGCTGTACATCGGCGGCGTCGGGCTCTCGCCCGGGTACTGGCGCGACCGGGAGAAGACCGACGCCGCGTTCGTCACCGGACCGGACGGCGAGCGGATCTACAAGACGGGCGACCTGGCCCGGGTGGACGGCGAGGGCGTCGTGCACTTCCTCGGCCGGACCGACTCGCAGATCAAGTCGCGCGGGTACCGGATCGAGCTGGGCGAGGTCGAGACCGCGGTCAACACGGTGGCCGGGGTCAGGGAGTGCGCGGTGGTCGGCGTCGACCTCGGCGGCTTCGAGGGCACGACGATCTGTTGCGCGTACTCCGTCGCGGCCGGGGCATCCCTGCCGGTGAACGACATGCGGCGTGCGGTCACGGCCCTGCTGCCGCGCTACATGGTGCCGGCGAAGTGGGACGTGCTCGACGAGCTGCCCAAGAACGTGAACGGCAAGATCGATCGGCCGGTACTGCGGGAGCGCTTCCGGCCGGCCCCGAAGGAGAGCGAGTGA